The following nucleotide sequence is from Triticum dicoccoides isolate Atlit2015 ecotype Zavitan chromosome 7B, WEW_v2.0, whole genome shotgun sequence.
NNNNNNNNNNNNNNNNNNNNNNNNNNNNNNNNNNNNNNNNNNNNNNNNNNNNNNNNNNNNNNNNNNNNNNNNNNNNNNNNNNNNNNNNNNNNNNNNNNNNNNNNNNNNNNNNNNNNNNNNNNNNNNNNNNNNNNNNNNNNNNNNNNNNNNNNNNNNNNNNNNNNNNNNNNNNNNNNNNNNNNNNNNNNNNNNNNNNNNNNNNNNNNNNNNNNNNNNNNNNNNNNNNNNNNNNNNNNNNNNNNNNNNCGatggggggcagggcaggggctgactgggggcggcgacggagacggaggcgcgggggcggcggtggcgtgggtcggggcagcgcgcgggtggatctggtggcgagggagagagggtcgaaggggatctggcgagagggagggaggatagctagggggagggttctaatggcgcaccgtccggTCGTGCAccataagtatgactattctaatggcgcaccacccctcggtgcgccattagaattttaaatgctgttttttatatttatttgtgtttaaatatgttcaaacttgtttaaatcataacagtaatattttttataaaaacagtaataattttttaaaaaatatgttcaaatttcttacttgaaaatatcatcggcggcggcggtggagcgagggaggccggtgcggggatcgagatcgagatggagggggaatcgagatcgagatggagggggatcgagatcaagtgtcctcatgaattcaaaaagtgcccatgaaatttaaaaatattcatgatatcaaaaagtgcccatgaaatacaatcgagaaatgaagactacgagttaaatacaatcgatcttagctagctatctgttcacaatcttcttgcccttctttttcgtaaatggagttcttctgtggaacgaacgtcctttaggtagggtggtcctgctttttcttgtggtgtgtgctgctacttcatcgtcgtcgtcatgttcgatcttcgggtcaccgtacttgtcgaagtcttgctcattggctactccattccgatgatcttccttttgcctttcctcacgacaacacgactgggctttggcgggtcggtaatgaagaagcattggtccacttgggaagccagtacccatggctcatttttcgcggtgacgtttgcgcccgcggtcttggatttggcttcggtaataaacacgactgggctttggcatagtgcgccattagtaggtttgcaaaaaagtaaaaaaaaattatatactaatggcgcactgtcttggtcgtgcgccattactagttctaactaataATGATGCACTTTGTCAtccatgcgccattagtttgtatggaaaatgGAGAAAAAAAtatcaatagtagtggcgcaccgtgagcacggtgcgccattagtgtcttccacactaatggtgcacgagcaaccggtgcgccattagtatatagtagtggcgcactacttacctggtgcgccattagaatcagtcctatctatagcccttttcctaatagTGACTACTTTAGCCTAAAAACGACTTATATTTTTAAATGGAGGTAGTACATAGATATTTAGATAAACGTATTATCCTCTGTATGCATGGTTATTTTTCGCTAATGAACATCTTTAATATTCTTTTCGTCGCAAAAAAAAATCATTAATATTCTTCTTTCAATGGTGAAGGTGCAGTTACGTCCAAATTCCTAATTTGATTTGAAGCCCAGCTTGTTGATTGTTTACTTGGGCAAGAGTAGTACCCCCTCCCTTTTGCTGGGAAGAAAAAAAAGGCTTGCTGATTGTGTGTAGCTAGGGGAAGCATGCCAACAACCTCCGGCACCCGATCCTCGCTGGGGAATTTCTCCCGCAGGCTTCGCGATTCCTGCTGCGACCTCCGTACGCAAAGGGACACCTCGTCGTCACTCACATGGTTGTTCCGCTACGCCTTCCCTGCACTCGTCGTCTCAGCAGCTGGCGTGCTCTTGGTGCTACGCTTCGCCGTCGCTCCGCAGGTCAAGGCCTACGTCGAGGACGCCCGTCTCGACAGCTTCGCCTTGGCCGGCACGCGGGCGTCCTTCTCCGCCTCGGTCGCCCTCACAGTGCGTAACCTCAATGGGGCCATGGACATCACGTACACCAGGCCTCTGGTGGCCACCTTCCTCTTCCACGACCGGCGTCTGTACAACGTCACCGTGGCGGACGAGGGGCACAGGCACAAGCCGCTCAAGAGGGAGGCGTACCTGCTCCACACCGGCGGCGAGGGCCCGTATGTGCTCGACGCCGCCGCAGCCGAGGAGTTCGAGAAGCAGAACGCGACGGGGGTGTTCGAGGTGGAGATGCGCCTCTCCGGGGCGATCACCCTCGGCCTCGGCAACAACCGTGGGCTGGAGCTCAGCTGCCCGCTCACGCTGCAGCGCCCGTTGCCGGGCCCTGATGTCGTCGTGTTCCATGAGATCGACTGCGAACCTGATAGGCCCAAGAAAATCGTCTTTTGATGAATTTGTGTGTTGCCGATCCATTATTTAATTTCCATGTGTGTTGTTGTATTTTGCTTCGTCTTCATGAAAATATAacagaaatgttaacgcccacacgtgtggcatttAGAAACCCGCCCACACGCACTTGATGCCGTTCGATCCGTTTGCACGAATTTTAGAGCAATTGCCATCCGGGTCAAaagccccgcaaaaaaaaaaagccaCGTAAGCAGCGGGCGAAACACTCCTCGCCCGAACGCGTGTGGCAGCGCACCTTATCCTCTCGCCTCAGGACCCCCCACCCCCACTCCACTCCCTTTCCCCCGCATCGACGGCGGCCACGCGCCAAGGAGCTCAACCCCGAGCGACCCCGGCGCCTCTCCCACACCTCCAGTGGCCGGCGAACGCCGACTAGCGCAGCCAGGTTTCTTCCCACCGCCCCGTgccgctcctcttcttcccctcTGCTAGTAATCCCCTCTCATATGTATCTTTGTGGTGACCAGTAGGTGGCCGGCGAGATGGGCGGTGGCAGGCGTGAGGGGCGGGGAGGGGCGCGTTGGTGGTGAGCACCGGGTGGATCCCCCTTATCCCATGGCGGCTTGGGTGGCGGTGAGGGAGAGCTGCGTGGTTTTCCCGGCTGTGAGGGGGAGGTCCAGGGGGCCGAATGGCTAAAGCGGAGGAGGCGAGCGCGCGCGGCTACTTCTGGGGTTCGAGCTCCGCCGCGCGCCAGTCTCTCTGCGTGCTGCCGCCGCGCTACTCGCTAACTCCTGCCCCGGGAACGACGGCGGCGGGCCGGCGAGTGTCCCTGGTGGGGCTCGGCCTCCGTGGTGGGTGCAGGCGCGGGCCGGAGCTACTCGACCCGGTGGGCAAGCGCCCCCCCATGTTCGTCGTCAACATCGATGGGCTTGTGGTCGTGGGAGGCAACAGCTTGTTCGTCAGGGCGTCGCGGTAGCCCAGCAACTACTGCAATCACGACGATATCCGCGTGCTCGATGTGATCTTCAGGAAGGCCCGCCTGCTCCGTGCTCCTCCGGCACCCGATGCCATGGAGGTTTGATTTTCCCTCTCTCAGTTTCGTGTGTTGTGTGTTCATGCACACGGCAGCAGGGAGATGATTTTTGTTTGATCAATCATCTGAGTACAGTTTTCAATCTGATAATTTAGCCTTTGTTTAGAATTGGATGGATAGTCTATAGTTTCCACGGGCAGTTTTCGAGCATGCAGTGATGGCAACTTTAGAGTCATGGCAATTTTTGATGGATGCCATGGTAAATTTCAGAGGCATGGCAAATTTAACACCCATGGCATTTTAAGTTGGTCACATAGCTTAAACATGTGTACCTGTAGTAGTACCCTAGGTCACGAGGCATGTTAATTATCTGGTGTTGTTATCTATAGAATACATGTGGTTAGATTGAGGTCAGAAATCATGGAGCTGTTAAACTTTTATCGATGGCAATTCTATAACGTACATTTCTATTTATAAGCAAAAcaccatggcaaatttagtttattgaccatggcaaatttagtttattgATCATGGCAAACTGATTTTATTTGATCATGTCAAATTTAGTTTATTtggttcatggcaaatttagtttatttGGTTCATGGCGAATTTAGTTTACTAGTCATggaaaattttgtttttttaaCATGCCCACGACAATGTTTATGCTTTTGTTTCTTACTTAACCACGGCAAATTTAGTTTGTTGATACTGGCAAATTTAGTTTATTGACCAAGGCAAATTTAGTTTATTGATCATGGCAAACTGATTTTATTTGATCATGTCAAATTTAGTTTATTtggttcatggcaaatttagtttactaGTCATGGAAAATTTAGTTTTTTTAACACGCCCATGACAATCTTTATGCTTTTGTTTCTTAGTTAACCACGGCAATTTTAGGTTGTTGATAATGGCAAATTTAGTTTGTTGGCTATGGCAAAATTAGTTTATTGATCATGGCAAACTGATTTTATTTGATCATGTCAAATTTTGTTTATTtggttcatggcaaatttagtttactaGTCATGGCGAATTTCAAATCGTGGCAAATTTTAGTTTACGTGAATTTCGCCGTGGCAAGTTTTGATACGAATCTACCATGGCATTTTTCTTGTTTATACTGGACTTTTCAACTTTTTGTGTTTTTTTCACACACGGCAAATTCATCATACAAACAAGCGGCAATTCTTGATAcgaatttgccatggcaattttctcGTTCACATTTTTTGATTTTCAACCTTTTGTGTTTTTACACACGCGGCAAATTCATCATACCAAAACATGGCAATTCTTGATACAAATCTGCCGTGCCAAGTTTTGATACGTTTTCAAATCAGGGCAATTTAGTTTAcatgatttttttctgtcatggcaAGTTTCAATATGAATCTGCCATGGCAATTTTTCTTGGTAATGGCAAAATTAGTTTACGTGAATTTCTGCCGTGCCAATTTTCCTGTTCATATTTATGATTTTTTAACTTTTCTATTTTTTACACACATGGCAAATTCATCATACCAGAACATGGCAATTATTGATATAAGTCTGTCGTGCCTAGTTTTGATACAAATTCATGGCAAATTTTAGTTTGTtggttcatggcaaatttagtttacaattcatggcaaatttagtttacaattcatggaaaatttagtttacaattcatggcaaatttagtttagtGATCATGGCAATTTAGTTTAAATGATTTTTTCTGCCATGGCAAGTTTCAATATGAATCTGCCATGGCAATGTTTTCTtgttcatggcaaatttagtttacatGAATTTCGTCGTGGCAAGTTTTGATACGAATTTGCCATGACACGTTTCTTGTTCATAGGTGAATTCCAAACCTTTTGTGTTTTTCAACACACATTAAATTCATCATACAAAACACGGCAATTCTTTGATACCAATCTGCCATGGCAAATCTCTTTGTTCATACTTGATTTTCAACATTTTGTGTTTTTTCTCACACACGGCAAAATTCTCTTTCGAAACATGGCAATTTTGATTAAACTTTCATGGCATTTTTAATTAAAAATGCAATTGCATTTTTATCTTTTATTGCCTTGTCAAATTTGTGTGTTCTTTTCACATGAATTTTTCAACTTTTTGCGTTTTTTCACATGGCAATATTGATTTTTGTTGTCATGGCAGATTTGCCATATTTCATTTTGGGCATTATATATGTGTTCATAAACCTTTGCCATCGTTAAAAAACAAATATAAACCTTTGTTCATGGTTAAACTCGAATGACATTTTCTGCTTTTTCCGAAGCAGCTGATGGCATTTTTAGTATCTGAGCAAAATCTGGGTTTTTATTTGTACAGAAAAAAGCAAAAACTGGGCCTTTTCATTTAATTTGTTGTTAGTGGGCTTTCCCCCCTTTTTTTCACAGGGAAAAGGGATCTGgtctgatggaggcgtgtggggtgTGGGTTCCCCTGTCAAACGAATTCGTACTTGAGATCGATCCCATTGTACCGTAGGAGTCGTGTGGTAGGATGCTCCTCCTGCAAAATGTACATGTTTGCTAAATTATCTCCGTGCTTAATTAAGCTTCAAAAATGTACATGTTTGCTAAATTATCTCCGTGCTTAATTAAGCTTCCATTTGATGTACATTTTTCTCCATTTTACCTACTAGCAAACATGGAAGCTTAATTAAGCACGGAGATAATTTAGCATCAATATGGTACGTGGTCAGCCGTTTGTGTCAAATATCCTATTTTTCTTGGCCAAATTTTAGAGTGGAGGTACTAGTATTcaataagtcaaattttacaatggTTTCTTATGTTGTGTTGTGGCCTATCTTGTTTTGCATTATATTATTAAAAAAAATACTTATTTGGCTCAAAACTAGCTCGAGATCGTTACAAGATGAGCACGAGCCACTTTATACCGAGCTTGCTCAAATTTTAGTATAAGCTAGGCTGAGCCTAGTCCAACACGCTTGAACTTGACTAGTTTGCAGCCCTACTCACACATACCCCCTTTCCTCTGACAAAGAAAACTTTCTTATCGGTCTCATGTCACAACAAGCCAATACAACTAGAGGAGAGTTTGACCCTCGGTTTAGAAACTAATGATGCCGTGTGGTGGAAAACTATCAATAAGACACTATGTAGATCGAAAAACATTATGTTCAATAATATCCAAATTTATAAGATGATTTGCTTCCTCGAAAAGGACCTTCAAAAGGCACGAACAATACCCATGTACTCCACAATATGTATTCTGGATTAATTTCACGCTTTCAGTCTGAATCGCTTCGTTGGCATGCTTGATAACTGGTGACCACAAAAATAAGATCACCCTTAAGATCTTGTCACCATTGCCTACTATGTTCCACACGTCAGAAAACACCATCCACATTTATTTTCACACAACAGGGTTTGAACTTTGAACACATAAATATTTGAAAAGCATACGACATGAGCAATAATAAAAAGCACACCAGCTTAGATTTTTTACATTGGTATTGTTTAGAAAATGAGATGTTTAGAAAATGTTTACACATGATAGCAGAAACACAAGAATAATATTTATATAGGAATTGGATGCCATGTCTTGTAGATCCCCACATGAAATCCGGGTGACGATTTGGTTTGAAGgaattctacaggaattttgaaggAATCAATTCCTTGATATTTTATTTCTAtgtagattgtttgttttgtatgaTTGGAAACCATACTAATGAGCACCAACTTTTGGCTTGATGGCTAGGAGGGTGGTGATACCACTTAATGCAAATTATTTTTTCAGTTGGAGGCGACATTCTAATCACTAGCGGTGCATCTTAGAAAAAATATGACCTATTTTGCATGCAATTTCAAAGGAAAAATTTGACTGAGTCAATGCTCATAGAAATTTTCTTTGTTTCTATGCCAACTATGCCCTGCACCTAATGCTAAAGATAAGTTCCTGCATTTTTCTTGTTGTGCAATCAAACAATTTTTCTTACAAATTATGTGTTTTCGATTCTTGTAGAATTCAATATGACTTGTCATCCCAATTATGTagagagaggtagagagagagagagagagagagagagagagagagagagagagagagagagagaagacaaCAACATGTGTTGAATTGGACTTCTCAAAGAAAATGAAAGCATGGGGTTTGAGCAAATGTTTAGATTCTCCAAAATatgaagcaaagaaaggattcccaAAGAAATTTCCAAAGCCAATAATACAATTCAAAGGACATCACAATTTTTTTTCTGTGTGATTcatttcttatgattttttttgtgaaaaatcctTTATTCCTACCAGACCCTGCCTTGCATCATAGCATGTTGATCTTGACAATGCGTATGAAGTGACACAACTAAAATCAAACCCCAAGTTGAGATAAGCTTGTTGAACATACAAAACACAAGACTAAATAATGATAAAAAGTGAACATCATACACCAGTTAATAGTAAAGTTCTTCATTCGGAGGAATACAATAAGATGTACATCAAGAGTAAGGATTCATCTCTCTAAAAAATTATGCAACCGATTGTACGCACGCAAATAATAATTTGAAGAAGGTAAAAACATGCGGTAAACCTTGTTATAAACTATAATATTAACAATAAGAAGAAAACCATAACACAAGGAGAGCAGCAGCATTCAACTTAAGTTGGCAGCAATGCACACGGGAGGTGGCTCCATTGTTGATTTGCACCGACTGCACATGCATAGTGAAAGAGTATATATGCTCTAATTAATTAGCTCAAATGATGGAAGATACTTTGAGTGGAGACAAAAGAGGAGAAGAGTAGAGGACTGACCTTGTTTGATGAGGTATGCATTATTGATCAGGGTCCTTCAATGGACAAAAGGACGGGTACGGGCCTATTAGTATGGGCGTCGACAGCGTGTTGCCATTCGGCTTTTATTCCAACGTCGACGTCAGGATGGAGTGCGACTTCATTCAGCTGAGTCATGTGTGCGATTTTGATACCAAGTGCTCTTCCAGGAACAAGGAGCAGCTGCGGACAGATGATATGAAGCGACACAAGACAAGGCAGCGCGCCATCTTGGATTGTTATGTCTATTAGCATTGGATCATTGAACACGATGGATAACCGCTCAATGCTTATGAGGTGATCATACCATATGTCGATGAGCCCAAGGTTGTCTTCAATAAGCTTGAGATATTTCAATCCCCCCACGAAGCTCAGCCCTTCTCTAATAACCTCCCAACGCAGGCCAGTCGACCAAAGGCAGAGCTCCTCAAGTGCACTAAGCTCTGCAACAAACGGAGGGAGGCGGCTCAATTGACCGCACAGCTTGAGCGAATCGAGCTTGCCCGCCACTGCGTCTATTTCATCCATGAACTCTCTTGGGCATGCTCCGAAGTCGATCGACAGGGACCGCTTAAGATGAGGCGCTCCAGCGCCATCACCGATGAATTTCGTAATGGCGCTTGAAAGAACACCCAGGTTTTCTTGGCTTGCGTCGAATTTGCACCATATCTTCACCTTCCGCAACCGCCGCATAAGACTCAGCAGCTGTTGAAACCCATTTCTCCCACCGACGACAAATCCTGACAGCGTCTCCAGCACACTCTTATTAGCCCTCAGAAACCTCTCTACATCTGATCTCCAAACAAAGAAATCCCTTCTAGAAAGCTGGAACTTGCCAAGGAGGTGCTTCAGTTTGGGCAGCAGGAGGACTTCTTTGTACACCGTCACTATTCCATCAGCATCGTCACAATTTGGGCTTCCACTCAGGTCGAGTGTCTCTAGCTGATTTAGCTTCCCGATTTCCCTTGGAACCCGATCAATGATGCCTGATTTGATGCTCAGGTATTTCATCAGCTCCTGGTTGTAGATAGCCTGAATATGGCCATCACTCAGGTGAGCACATTCTTTTAGATCCAGCACTCGCAGCACTCTATAATTGGCAAACCGTAGAACATCTTCATCAAGATCCCCCGCAGCAGTAGAGAATACCGCCAACGTACGGACATCAGATAAACTCTCAGGCAAATTCAGTGGGACATTTGCATAAGGATGCACAGATAGCCTTCGAGGGTGTCCCTCTGGCATTTCGGCGGCCGCACCGTGACATAACAGTATGAAATTCTCGGACATGGACCGTTGGGAGATGTACTGACGAATCGTGTCGCCAGTAGGCTGGCATCTCTTCACCTTCCCATTGCTGCTTTTCTGAGTGGACCTAATGATACTGGACTCCATGAACTTGTCCAAATTGCTGATTGCGGATTGTTCTCTTCCTACTAGCCCTTCCGCCGTCCATCTTCTCATGAGGGGCTTAGTCCTGACATGATAATTAGGTGGGAACAAGCAGAAATATAGCAAGCAGTTCAGGTAATCACCATCATGTTTGCCCCTCATCAAACACTGAAGATTCTCAATCTCTgccgggacagcagcagcagcctCTTGTGCTGCAACCCCTTGTACAGGAATAAAGCCAAACCTATGTATCCGGTCAGTTGTTTCCTTTGAGCTCTCCTTGAGTTGGGCAATTTCGTCTGCAAAATCAGCATCGGTCGTCATCTTGGCGTTGAAGCAGTCTATACAGTCTTCGATGTCACATGCCAAGGCCCTCAGTTGTGCAAAGTATTCTGCCCGCAAGAAACTCATAGGCCGGACATGGTCGGCATGATCTAGCATGGTAGCTTTGATCGAGTTGAGATCCGCACTGATGCTCCTAGCATCGGTGTTCGGCCTCCCCTTCACGCTGTTTAGCTTCGACACGGCGACCCCAGCTACCGCGCTAAATGCCGCCACAGCAAACTCCATCGATCTCTCATTCCTTGCGTCCACAGATCACTCCC
It contains:
- the LOC119336155 gene encoding disease resistance protein RGA4-like, giving the protein MEFAVAAFSAVAGVAVSKLNSVKGRPNTDARSISADLNSIKATMLDHADHVRPMSFLRAEYFAQLRALACDIEDCIDCFNAKMTTDADFADEIAQLKESSKETTDRIHRFGFIPVQGVAAQEAAAAVPAEIENLQCLMRGKHDGDYLNCLLYFCLFPPNYHVRTKPLMRRWTAEGLVGREQSAISNLDKFMESSIIRSTQKSSNGKVKRCQPTGDTIRQYISQRSMSENFILLCHGAAAEMPEGHPRRLSVHPYANVPLNLPESLSDVRTLAVFSTAAGDLDEDVLRFANYRVLRVLDLKECAHLSDGHIQAIYNQELMKYLSIKSGIIDRVPREIGKLNQLETLDLSGSPNCDDADGIVTVYKEVLLLPKLKHLLGKFQLSRRDFFVWRSDVERFLRANKSVLETLSGFVVGGRNGFQQLLSLMRRLRKVKIWCKFDASQENLGVLSSAITKFIGDGAGAPHLKRSLSIDFGACPREFMDEIDAVAGKLDSLKLCGQLSRLPPFVAELSALEELCLWSTGLRWEVIREGLSFVGGLKYLKLIEDNLGLIDIWYDHLISIERLSIVFNDPMLIDITIQDGALPCLVSLHIICPQLLLVPGRALGIKIAHMTQLNEVALHPDVDVGIKAEWQHAVDAHTNRPVPVLLSIEGP